The following are encoded in a window of Rosa chinensis cultivar Old Blush chromosome 4, RchiOBHm-V2, whole genome shotgun sequence genomic DNA:
- the LOC112196678 gene encoding ATP-dependent RNA helicase DEAH13 isoform X1, with protein MENFEQPMDLSSGGGDSNAIVLPNKRKRKRKGATQEGKILGTRKTPKMTKSQERKLQKLEEEKEKALLLSKSIDALGKYKLPEGAYSLLQSSKDIGQVESKKEKRRKAVLFSKAGLEVPYTNQPLKKKDGMDACSESEPESERTQPRQDLDKSGQVQPMVIQKEIQKTTSVFLNSSQGLVYSRGHATNGGPADGSLSKNVICNVSLPENIASSVNDDHERTEAMDRVKGSPKVTSSRTGEFSDFAAPRSLIAPTIVHVSRPIEVENTRKDLPIVMMEQEIMEAVNDHSTVIICGETGCGKTTQVPQFLFEAGFGSSHSCHRSGIIGVTQPRRVAVLATAKRVAYELGLHLGKEVGFQVRFDKKFGDSSSIKFMTDGILLRELQSDFLLKRYSIIILDEAHERSLSTDILIGMLSRVISTRQEIYVKQQRAVLSGKTIDPGQQVFPLKLVLMSATLQVEDFISGRKLFRDVPPVIEVPTRQFPVTTHFSKRTGTDYVGQAYKKVLAIHKRLPRGGILVFVTGQKEVEFLCQKLRRASTELVMKTSGGKIGCNATDASNKDVELLDMNEINEAFEVEENLADHQIDRFSSVDEVLGNIYEDELDASYDSDTDSEVEIIDDDGGLLLHNPPEIDGVGADVLGETGSIASLKAAFEALAGKTELYSSSDGKQPISVTVDAYFNKSHPSLGKKSEVDIDNSPGGLHVLPLYAMLPAASQLRVFEEVKEGDRLVVVATNVAETSLTIPGVKYVVDTGRVKVKDYNSSNGMETYNIKWISKASAAQRKGRAGRTGPGHCYRLYSSAVYNNEFPDFSPAEILKVPIDGVVLLMKSMNIEKVSNFPFPTPPDVAALGEAERCLNALEALDSNGRLTPLGKAMARYPMSPRHSRMLLTVIQIMYNEKSYSRSKLILAYAVAAAAALSLSNPFVRQFENDSNNHDLDQDENLSASVNNKVLEKQEKLRRKKLKETVKVFREKFSNPVSDALSVAYALQCYELSRSPLKFCNDNALHPKTMEEMSKLRKQLLQLVFSQCGVSGSEKDFSCIFGSLEDVEHVWRASHDKSPLSLYEEDLLGQAICAGWADRVAKRIRGTSGSSEVDRKVHAVRYQACMVEETVFLHRWSSVSNAAPEFLVYTELIQTRRPYMHGVTSVKPEWLVKYAPSLCTFSAASSDAKQYYEPVTDQVLHDVIPAFGPHLWKLPPHSLPITNYISRVAVFAYALLEGQVLPCLRRAREFMKAPPASILRPEAEGQRRAGNLLAKLNIKKIDSCAMLREIWKENPNELHSEIQDWFKESFRKNLAALWSDMLREVLLEPQERFSKREIRRIEVKR; from the exons ATGGAAAATTTTGAACAGCCTATGGACTTGAG CTCTGGAGGTGGCGATAGCAATGCAATCGTCTTGCCAAATAagagaaagaggaaaaggaagGGTGCTACTCAG GAGGGTAAGATACTTGGCACAAGAAAAACACCGAAGATGACCAAATCCCAGGAAAGGAAGTTGCAAAAGTTGGAG GAGGAGAAGGAAAAAGCCCTTTTGCTATCCAAGAGCATTGATGCCTTAGG GAAATATAAGCTTCCGGAGGGTGCATATTCTCTTTTGCAATCATCAAAAGATATTGGCCAG GTTGaatcaaaaaaggaaaaacgtaGGAAGGCTGTACTATTCTCCAAAGCTGGATTAGAAGTTCCCTATACCAACCAACCATTAAAAAAGAAAGACGGTATGGATGCTTGTAGTGAAAGTGAACCCGAGTCGGAAAGAACTCAACCAAGGCAGGATCTTGACAAAAGTGGTCAAGTACAACCGATGGTGATACAAAAGGAAATCCAAAAGACCACATCTGTATTTTTGAACTCCTCGCAGGGGCTAGTCTATAGCAGAGGACATGCTACAAATGGTGGTCCTGCTGATGGCTCACTGTCTAAAAATGTTATTTGCAACGTGTCTTTGCCAGAAAACATAGCTTCTAGTGTGAATGATGACCATGAAAGAACAGAGGCAATG GATAGAGTAAAAGGGAGCCCAAAGGTGACTTCAAGCAGGACAggtgaattttctgattttgctgCTCCAAGGTCTTTGATCGCTCCAACTATAGTGCACGTATCAAGGCCAATTGAAGTTGAAAACACAAGGAAGGATCTTCCAATAGTAATGATGGAACAGGAGATAATGGAGGCTGTTAATGACCATTCCACTGTTATTATATGTGGAGAAACAGGGTGTGGTAAAACCACTCAGGTTCCTCAG TTTCTTTTTGAAGCTGGCTTTGGTTCAAGTCACTCTTGTCATCGAAGTGGTATTATTGGTGTCACTCAACCTCGTCGTGTTGCAGTCCTTGCAACTGCTAAGCGAGTTGCATATGAGCTTGGTCTGCATTTAGGTAAAGAGGTTGGCTTTCAAGTTAGGTTTGACAAAAAATTTGGCGACAGTTCCTCCATCAAGTTCATGACAGATGGAATATTACTACGCGAGCTTCAG AGTGATTTTTTGTTAAAGCGATACTCTATAATAATTCTTGATGAAGCTCATGAGCGGAGCTTGAGCACGGACATACTTATTGGAATGCTTTCTCGTGTAATTAGTACTCGCCAG GAAATCTATGTTAAGCAGCAAAGGGCTGTGCTTTCAGGAAAAACTATAGATCCTGGACAACAAGTTTTTCCATTAAAGCTTGTGCTGATGAGTGCCACCTTGCAAGTGGAAGACTTCATTTCTGGTAGAAAGTTGTTTCGTGATGTCCCGCCAGTTATAGAAGTTCCCACTAGACAATTTCCAGTAACCACTCACTTCTCAAAAAGAACTGGGACGGACTATGTTGGCCAAGCATATAAAAAAGTCTTGGCAATTCACAAGAGGCTGCCCCGGGGGGGCATACTTGTCTTTGTCACTGGGCAGAAGGAAGTAGAGTTCTTGTGTCAAAAACTACGTAGAGCTTCAACAGAACTGGTCATGAAAACATCTGGAGGGAAAATTGGGTGTAATGCCACTGATGCTTCTAATAAAGATGTTGAACTACTAGATATGAACGAGATTAATGAAGCATTTGAGGTTGAAGAAAATTTAGCCGACCATCAAATTGACAGGTTTAGCTCTGTTGATGAAGTTCTGGGTAATATATATGAGGATGAATTGGATGCTTCGTATGATTCAGACACAGACAGTGAAGTGGAAATTATTGATGATGATGGGGGTTTATTGTTACACAATCCCCCAGAAATTGATGGTGTTGGTGCAGATGTTTTAGGAGAGACGGGGAGCATTGCTTCACTGAAAGCTGCTTTTGAAGCTTTGGCTGGTAAAACTGAACTGTACTCTAGTTCTGATGGGAAACAGCCAATTTCAGTTACTGTAGATGCTTACTTTAATAAATCCCATCCTAGTCTTGGGAAAAAGAGTGAGGTTGATATTGATAATTCCCCAGGTGGCTTGCATGTTCTCCCTCTTTATGCCATGCTGCCTGCGGCTTCTCAGCTTCGCGTATTTGAAGAAGTCAAGGAAGGAGATCGACTAGTTGTTGTAGCCACAAATGTGGCTGAGACCTCTTTAACCATACCTGGGGTAAAGTATGTCGTCGATACTGGCAGAGTAAAAGTGAAAGACTACAATTCCTCAAATGGTATGGAAACATATAACATAAAGTGGATAAGTAAGGCATCAGCTGCTCAACGTAAAGGAAGAGCTGGAAGAACGGGACCCGGGCACTGTTATCGTCTTTATTCTTCTGCAGTATATAATAATGAATTTCCCGACTTTTCTCCGGCTGAAATATTGAAAGTCCCTATTGATGGCGTTGTCCTTCTCATGAAATCTATGAATATTGAAAAG GTATCCAATTTTCCATTTCCAACTCCACCTGATGTTGCTGCCTTGGGTGAAGCAGAACGTTGCTTGAATGCCCTTGAAGCACTTGACAGCAATGGCAGATTAACACCTTTAGGGAAGGCCATGGCTCGTTACCCCATGAGTCCTCGCCACTCCAGGATGCTCCTTACGGTTATTCAAATCATGTACAATGAGAAAAGTTATTCCCGCAGTAAATTAATTCTAGCATATGCAGTTGCAGCAGCGGCTGCTTTGAGTTTGTCAAATCCTTTTGTGAGGCAGTTTGAAAATGACTCAAATAACCATGACTTGGATCAGGATGAAAATCTCAGCGCTTCTGTGAACAATAAGGTGTTAGAGAAGCAAGAAAAGTTAAGAAGGAAGAAACTAAAAGAAACTGTAAAGGTGTTTCGTGAAAAATTTTCTAATCCTGTCAGTGATGCTCTGTCTGTAGCTTATGCTTTGCAGTGCTATGAACTTTCTAGGAGCCCACTAAAGTTCTGCAATGATAATGCCCTACACCCAAAAACGATGGAGGAAATGTCCAAGCTGAGAAAGCAACTACTCCAACTTGTATTTAGTCAATGTGGTGTATCTGGCAGTGAGAAGGATTTTTCATGCATTTTTGGAAGTTTGGAAGATGTTGAACATGTTTGGAGGGCTTCCCATGATAAGAGTCCTCTTTCACTGTATGAGGAAGATCTCTTAGGCCAAGCTATCTGTGCTGGTTGGGCAGATAGGGTGGCGAAACGTATTAGAGGAACCTCAGGGTCATCTGAAGTAGATAGAAAAGTTCATGCAGTGCGGTATCAAGCCTGCATGGTTGAAGAGACTGTGTTCCTCCACCGTTGGTCATCTGTTTCTAATGCTGCCCCAGAGTTTTTGGTGTACACTGAGCTAATACAGACAAGACGTCCATACATGCATGGTGTTACTAGTGTAAAACCAGAATGGCTTGTAAAGTATGCTCCATCTTTATGCACTTTCTCTGCAGCTTCATCCGATGCCAAGCAGTATTATGAGCCTGTGACTGACCAAGTGTTACATGATGTCATTCCAGCCTTTGGTCCTCATCTATGGAAGCTTCCCCCACATAGTTTGCCTATTACTAACTATATCTCTCGAGTGGCAGTTTTTGCTTATGCTTTGCTTGAAGGCCAGGTTTTGCCATGCTTGAGACGTGCTCGGGAGTTTATGAAGGCACCTCCAGCTAGTATTTTACGGCCAGAGGCAGAAGGGCAAAGACGGGCTGGAAATTTGTTAGCTAAGTTAAACATAAAAAAGATAGACAGCTGTGCTATGTTAAGAGAGATCTGGAAGGAGAATCCTAATGAATTGCATTCAGAAATCCAGGATTGGTTTAAGGAGAGTTTCCGCAAGAATTTGGCAGCTCTATGGTCAGACATGCTTAGGGAAGTTCTTTTAGAGCCGCAAGAACGGTTTTCAAAGAGAGAGATCAGAAGAATTGAAGTTAAAAGATAA
- the LOC112196678 gene encoding ATP-dependent RNA helicase DEAH13 isoform X2 has translation MENFEQPMDLSSGGGDSNAIVLPNKRKRKRKGATQEGKILGTRKTPKMTKSQERKLQKLEEEKEKALLLSKSIDALGKYKLPEGAYSLLQSSKDIGQVESKKEKRRKAVLFSKAGLEVPYTNQPLKKKDGMDACSESEPESERTQPRQDLDKSGQVQPMVIQKEIQKTTSVFLNSSQGLVYSRGHATNGGPADGSLSKNVICNVSLPENIASSVNDDHERTEDRVKGSPKVTSSRTGEFSDFAAPRSLIAPTIVHVSRPIEVENTRKDLPIVMMEQEIMEAVNDHSTVIICGETGCGKTTQVPQFLFEAGFGSSHSCHRSGIIGVTQPRRVAVLATAKRVAYELGLHLGKEVGFQVRFDKKFGDSSSIKFMTDGILLRELQSDFLLKRYSIIILDEAHERSLSTDILIGMLSRVISTRQEIYVKQQRAVLSGKTIDPGQQVFPLKLVLMSATLQVEDFISGRKLFRDVPPVIEVPTRQFPVTTHFSKRTGTDYVGQAYKKVLAIHKRLPRGGILVFVTGQKEVEFLCQKLRRASTELVMKTSGGKIGCNATDASNKDVELLDMNEINEAFEVEENLADHQIDRFSSVDEVLGNIYEDELDASYDSDTDSEVEIIDDDGGLLLHNPPEIDGVGADVLGETGSIASLKAAFEALAGKTELYSSSDGKQPISVTVDAYFNKSHPSLGKKSEVDIDNSPGGLHVLPLYAMLPAASQLRVFEEVKEGDRLVVVATNVAETSLTIPGVKYVVDTGRVKVKDYNSSNGMETYNIKWISKASAAQRKGRAGRTGPGHCYRLYSSAVYNNEFPDFSPAEILKVPIDGVVLLMKSMNIEKVSNFPFPTPPDVAALGEAERCLNALEALDSNGRLTPLGKAMARYPMSPRHSRMLLTVIQIMYNEKSYSRSKLILAYAVAAAAALSLSNPFVRQFENDSNNHDLDQDENLSASVNNKVLEKQEKLRRKKLKETVKVFREKFSNPVSDALSVAYALQCYELSRSPLKFCNDNALHPKTMEEMSKLRKQLLQLVFSQCGVSGSEKDFSCIFGSLEDVEHVWRASHDKSPLSLYEEDLLGQAICAGWADRVAKRIRGTSGSSEVDRKVHAVRYQACMVEETVFLHRWSSVSNAAPEFLVYTELIQTRRPYMHGVTSVKPEWLVKYAPSLCTFSAASSDAKQYYEPVTDQVLHDVIPAFGPHLWKLPPHSLPITNYISRVAVFAYALLEGQVLPCLRRAREFMKAPPASILRPEAEGQRRAGNLLAKLNIKKIDSCAMLREIWKENPNELHSEIQDWFKESFRKNLAALWSDMLREVLLEPQERFSKREIRRIEVKR, from the exons ATGGAAAATTTTGAACAGCCTATGGACTTGAG CTCTGGAGGTGGCGATAGCAATGCAATCGTCTTGCCAAATAagagaaagaggaaaaggaagGGTGCTACTCAG GAGGGTAAGATACTTGGCACAAGAAAAACACCGAAGATGACCAAATCCCAGGAAAGGAAGTTGCAAAAGTTGGAG GAGGAGAAGGAAAAAGCCCTTTTGCTATCCAAGAGCATTGATGCCTTAGG GAAATATAAGCTTCCGGAGGGTGCATATTCTCTTTTGCAATCATCAAAAGATATTGGCCAG GTTGaatcaaaaaaggaaaaacgtaGGAAGGCTGTACTATTCTCCAAAGCTGGATTAGAAGTTCCCTATACCAACCAACCATTAAAAAAGAAAGACGGTATGGATGCTTGTAGTGAAAGTGAACCCGAGTCGGAAAGAACTCAACCAAGGCAGGATCTTGACAAAAGTGGTCAAGTACAACCGATGGTGATACAAAAGGAAATCCAAAAGACCACATCTGTATTTTTGAACTCCTCGCAGGGGCTAGTCTATAGCAGAGGACATGCTACAAATGGTGGTCCTGCTGATGGCTCACTGTCTAAAAATGTTATTTGCAACGTGTCTTTGCCAGAAAACATAGCTTCTAGTGTGAATGATGACCATGAAAGAACAGAG GATAGAGTAAAAGGGAGCCCAAAGGTGACTTCAAGCAGGACAggtgaattttctgattttgctgCTCCAAGGTCTTTGATCGCTCCAACTATAGTGCACGTATCAAGGCCAATTGAAGTTGAAAACACAAGGAAGGATCTTCCAATAGTAATGATGGAACAGGAGATAATGGAGGCTGTTAATGACCATTCCACTGTTATTATATGTGGAGAAACAGGGTGTGGTAAAACCACTCAGGTTCCTCAG TTTCTTTTTGAAGCTGGCTTTGGTTCAAGTCACTCTTGTCATCGAAGTGGTATTATTGGTGTCACTCAACCTCGTCGTGTTGCAGTCCTTGCAACTGCTAAGCGAGTTGCATATGAGCTTGGTCTGCATTTAGGTAAAGAGGTTGGCTTTCAAGTTAGGTTTGACAAAAAATTTGGCGACAGTTCCTCCATCAAGTTCATGACAGATGGAATATTACTACGCGAGCTTCAG AGTGATTTTTTGTTAAAGCGATACTCTATAATAATTCTTGATGAAGCTCATGAGCGGAGCTTGAGCACGGACATACTTATTGGAATGCTTTCTCGTGTAATTAGTACTCGCCAG GAAATCTATGTTAAGCAGCAAAGGGCTGTGCTTTCAGGAAAAACTATAGATCCTGGACAACAAGTTTTTCCATTAAAGCTTGTGCTGATGAGTGCCACCTTGCAAGTGGAAGACTTCATTTCTGGTAGAAAGTTGTTTCGTGATGTCCCGCCAGTTATAGAAGTTCCCACTAGACAATTTCCAGTAACCACTCACTTCTCAAAAAGAACTGGGACGGACTATGTTGGCCAAGCATATAAAAAAGTCTTGGCAATTCACAAGAGGCTGCCCCGGGGGGGCATACTTGTCTTTGTCACTGGGCAGAAGGAAGTAGAGTTCTTGTGTCAAAAACTACGTAGAGCTTCAACAGAACTGGTCATGAAAACATCTGGAGGGAAAATTGGGTGTAATGCCACTGATGCTTCTAATAAAGATGTTGAACTACTAGATATGAACGAGATTAATGAAGCATTTGAGGTTGAAGAAAATTTAGCCGACCATCAAATTGACAGGTTTAGCTCTGTTGATGAAGTTCTGGGTAATATATATGAGGATGAATTGGATGCTTCGTATGATTCAGACACAGACAGTGAAGTGGAAATTATTGATGATGATGGGGGTTTATTGTTACACAATCCCCCAGAAATTGATGGTGTTGGTGCAGATGTTTTAGGAGAGACGGGGAGCATTGCTTCACTGAAAGCTGCTTTTGAAGCTTTGGCTGGTAAAACTGAACTGTACTCTAGTTCTGATGGGAAACAGCCAATTTCAGTTACTGTAGATGCTTACTTTAATAAATCCCATCCTAGTCTTGGGAAAAAGAGTGAGGTTGATATTGATAATTCCCCAGGTGGCTTGCATGTTCTCCCTCTTTATGCCATGCTGCCTGCGGCTTCTCAGCTTCGCGTATTTGAAGAAGTCAAGGAAGGAGATCGACTAGTTGTTGTAGCCACAAATGTGGCTGAGACCTCTTTAACCATACCTGGGGTAAAGTATGTCGTCGATACTGGCAGAGTAAAAGTGAAAGACTACAATTCCTCAAATGGTATGGAAACATATAACATAAAGTGGATAAGTAAGGCATCAGCTGCTCAACGTAAAGGAAGAGCTGGAAGAACGGGACCCGGGCACTGTTATCGTCTTTATTCTTCTGCAGTATATAATAATGAATTTCCCGACTTTTCTCCGGCTGAAATATTGAAAGTCCCTATTGATGGCGTTGTCCTTCTCATGAAATCTATGAATATTGAAAAG GTATCCAATTTTCCATTTCCAACTCCACCTGATGTTGCTGCCTTGGGTGAAGCAGAACGTTGCTTGAATGCCCTTGAAGCACTTGACAGCAATGGCAGATTAACACCTTTAGGGAAGGCCATGGCTCGTTACCCCATGAGTCCTCGCCACTCCAGGATGCTCCTTACGGTTATTCAAATCATGTACAATGAGAAAAGTTATTCCCGCAGTAAATTAATTCTAGCATATGCAGTTGCAGCAGCGGCTGCTTTGAGTTTGTCAAATCCTTTTGTGAGGCAGTTTGAAAATGACTCAAATAACCATGACTTGGATCAGGATGAAAATCTCAGCGCTTCTGTGAACAATAAGGTGTTAGAGAAGCAAGAAAAGTTAAGAAGGAAGAAACTAAAAGAAACTGTAAAGGTGTTTCGTGAAAAATTTTCTAATCCTGTCAGTGATGCTCTGTCTGTAGCTTATGCTTTGCAGTGCTATGAACTTTCTAGGAGCCCACTAAAGTTCTGCAATGATAATGCCCTACACCCAAAAACGATGGAGGAAATGTCCAAGCTGAGAAAGCAACTACTCCAACTTGTATTTAGTCAATGTGGTGTATCTGGCAGTGAGAAGGATTTTTCATGCATTTTTGGAAGTTTGGAAGATGTTGAACATGTTTGGAGGGCTTCCCATGATAAGAGTCCTCTTTCACTGTATGAGGAAGATCTCTTAGGCCAAGCTATCTGTGCTGGTTGGGCAGATAGGGTGGCGAAACGTATTAGAGGAACCTCAGGGTCATCTGAAGTAGATAGAAAAGTTCATGCAGTGCGGTATCAAGCCTGCATGGTTGAAGAGACTGTGTTCCTCCACCGTTGGTCATCTGTTTCTAATGCTGCCCCAGAGTTTTTGGTGTACACTGAGCTAATACAGACAAGACGTCCATACATGCATGGTGTTACTAGTGTAAAACCAGAATGGCTTGTAAAGTATGCTCCATCTTTATGCACTTTCTCTGCAGCTTCATCCGATGCCAAGCAGTATTATGAGCCTGTGACTGACCAAGTGTTACATGATGTCATTCCAGCCTTTGGTCCTCATCTATGGAAGCTTCCCCCACATAGTTTGCCTATTACTAACTATATCTCTCGAGTGGCAGTTTTTGCTTATGCTTTGCTTGAAGGCCAGGTTTTGCCATGCTTGAGACGTGCTCGGGAGTTTATGAAGGCACCTCCAGCTAGTATTTTACGGCCAGAGGCAGAAGGGCAAAGACGGGCTGGAAATTTGTTAGCTAAGTTAAACATAAAAAAGATAGACAGCTGTGCTATGTTAAGAGAGATCTGGAAGGAGAATCCTAATGAATTGCATTCAGAAATCCAGGATTGGTTTAAGGAGAGTTTCCGCAAGAATTTGGCAGCTCTATGGTCAGACATGCTTAGGGAAGTTCTTTTAGAGCCGCAAGAACGGTTTTCAAAGAGAGAGATCAGAAGAATTGAAGTTAAAAGATAA